A region from the Panicum hallii strain FIL2 chromosome 1, PHallii_v3.1, whole genome shotgun sequence genome encodes:
- the LOC112896985 gene encoding putative germin-like protein 2-2: MAVRVFLLAAALLAAMSCFHATASDPSLLQDFCVVDKMSKVRLNGFPCKDANDVVAEDFFFSGLHMAGNTTNKQGSAVTPVNVAQIAGLNTMGISLARIDYAPFGQNPPHTHPRGTEILTVLEGSLYVGFVTSNPDNKLFAKVLNKGDVFVFPEGLIHFQFNYGTKNAVALAALSGQNPGVITVANAVFGSKPSIQDYILAKAFQVDKMTVDRIQAQF; the protein is encoded by the exons ATGGCAGTTCGTGTCTTCCTCCTTGCCGCAGCGCTCCTGGCTGCCATGTCATGCTTTCATGCCACTGCCTCCGATCCTAGCCTTCTCCAAGACTTCTGTGTAGTCGACAAGATGTCCAAAG TGCGTCTCAATGGGTTCCCATGCAAGGACGCAAATGATGTAGTGGCTGAAGATTTCTTCTTCTCGGGCCTCCACATGGCCGGCAACACAACCAACAAGCAGGGCTCCGCCGTCACACCAGTCAACGTAGCTCAGATTGCAGGGCTCAACACAATGGGCATCTCTCTCGCTCGTATCGACTATGCGCCCTTTGGTCAAAACCCCCCTCATACTCACCCACGCGGTACTGAGATCCTAACCGTGCTCGAGGGCTCGCTCTACGTTGGCTTTGTGACATCAAATCCAGACAACAAGCTGTTCGCAAAGGTTCTCAACAAAGGCGATGTATTTGTGTTCCCTGAAGGGTTGATCCATTTCCAGTTCAACTATGGAACAAAAAATGCAGTGGCACTTGCAGCATTGAGTGGCCAGAACCCAGGGGTGATTACTGTGGCCAATGCGGTATTCGGGTCAAAGCCATCCATTCAAGATTATATCCTTGCCAAGGCTTTCCAAGTGGATAAGATGACTGTTGACCGCATCCAGGCGCAATTCTAG